The Lolium rigidum isolate FL_2022 chromosome 1, APGP_CSIRO_Lrig_0.1, whole genome shotgun sequence region ATTAACCACTCATAAAACAAATTCTACTTGTGTCTCCTCACGTAGGGAAAAGGACCGCACGTAGGGGAAGAGCGGGTTGGGCGACGGATGCGGGGAACCGACGGGATGCGGCGATTGCGGATGGGGGATTGGTTACCTTGCCGCCGAAGAGGAAGATCCCGGCGAGGCCGGCGGTGGCGACGCTGCCGCAGATGACCACGGTGGACGAGAGCAGGGACCAGTTGCGGTAGATCATTGTGGCCTCCTCCTTCCTTGGGATTCCTCTCTCTCGCTGCTGCGGACGGCGGACGGCGAACGGCGGGCGGCGGGAGAAGAAACGGCGGAGGCGTTCTCGCCGAAGAGTTTGTGTATGGGAAAGATGGGGGATTTCTAGCTCGGATGATGGGCCATTTTTGGATGAGTTTATACGAGGCCCGTTGAAAAGAAGCTCTTCATTTGTAATTTTGTATGCTCGATTGTCTGCGATATTTTCCGCTAAAATAAGATTGTCTGTCACATTTTGGGCAGCTTGAAAGTTTGAAAAACTTAATTTATAATTTATTGGCTAAATATGTTTGTCACCAAGGGTAAACTCGTTTGATCATCTTTTCAATGGATTTGTATTGCCGTGCTATTCAAAATTAGAAGTTCAAGTGCATGTTTTCTGAATTTATCCGTTTACGAAATGATCGGTGCTAAATTACATCATACCTTTTTTTCTGGTTCTATCTTATGTGTTTCTTATTGTGCAGAAGATATCTAACGGCTCATTGACAGGGGTGGATCTTCAGCGCAAATGATATGCCAATGCCTACACCTATGTATATACTCCATGCATTTCACTTCGGATTGGGTCATAAGGCGACATCTATGAAAGTTTGGGGATTGCTTTAGGAGGTGCTCCTTGTCCCGGCATTTAGGGAACAAACTCATGGATCCTTTCGTTAAGCAGCGTCTATTCTACGGTTTAGCCTACCATACACAATTCTTAGATGCTACTCCATCCTCTTTCTAGAAAGTTGTTTGGAAGATTTGGGCACCGCCAAAATCTCGCTACTTCGTGTGGCTTGATGTCCAGAACAGGCTCTAGACCTTCGACCGATTGGACAAGCGTGGATTGCCTCACGAGCTGGTCTGCCAACTGTGAAAATGCAGGCCTGAAACAACAAGGCACATCCTCTTGGACCATTGCTGGTCTACGAGTATATGGCAGTCTGTGGTGCATGGCTCTCCTGTCCCACTATTGGCACGCAATCGCCAAGACTCCAaccgcaacccctgcagggtttaGAACTGCCATCATTCTGATCTCGCAGGAAATCTAGAAGAAAATGTGAGAGTCTTCAAATATAAATTCTCCGTGCCTTCAATGCTAATGCAGAAAATCAAAGACATGAGCAAGAATTGGATCCTACGGAAGCAGAACACCAAGCAGATATTAGTAGCTGAGATGGTTCTCTTTCCTTTTTTATCTTTTGGTTGGCCTAGGTCTCTCATGTTTGCTCCTCCCATATCAATATAAAAGGACAACCTTTTTCTTCGTTTCAAAGAAAAAAGTGGACTCGTTGTTATATGCAACATCCTAGCCAGTGGTGGATCCACCGTCCCTCTTGCTCGAGTAGATTTCCAGGCTTGTCGGCGGCATGCCATTCTTGCTAGATGATTTTTCATTGTAATTCATTTTGGGAAAAGATTCATGTGTACCGTATTAGAGGGCTAAGCTTTGCAACCAAGGTGGATAGCTGAGTGGGTGAGAAAATCTTCAGAGCGAGAGCATGAATTGATCAGAATCCTTTCAATTTACACGCAAGACAAAGAAATACAACATGCATTGGTCAAAATGGCATGCACGAGAGTTAATTTGGATAATTAATACACAACTTGTCCCAATTTTTGGCATACCTCCAAAAATTCTATTACCCCTATCATCCGATAAGGAGTGAGTAGAGCATTGTAGGCACTTCGATTATTGTTTTTTTTtataatgggcgctttattacttaaagaAGCCTTCGATTATGGTTTGTCGGGGCTTCGAGGTTTCGGATCCATCGTTGATCCTAGCTCTACATTCTATGGTAAGCCTTTGTTGACTACTATCTACTAAATTTAATATTTTTCTACTAATTATATCGCAGCCTAGAAATGCCTAGCtcgtctataatatctaaatagaaGATTCTCACTGCCTAATTCTCCTAGCCTGTCGTGAGGTTGTGCCATCGTTTTTCCCACACCTTTCTTACTTATTCATTTGCGGGCTTATGCGGGGCATCCGCTTTGCAACCCTAGCTGGTCACTCTCTAGTTATCATCCAAGAGATTCAGGAAAAGTGagtcaaattaaaatttaaaACTACTCCCCACAAAAAAGAAGATTTGAAAACTACTCACCAATATAAGTTGATCGTTGACTTTTGAGGTTAAAATATGTTCGTAGAGAGAGATGCACACATGCACTTAGCTAGAGATATCGTCGAACCGACCATTACGTACGAGTCTACTAGACAAACGCTTTAAATTTGTATAGTAGATGATGAACAAGCCCATGAATTATTTTCGATAAAAATAAAGACCCCGTGGAGGAAAAACGGGAGGCGTCAAATGATTATATTACAGGGTTCACCGATCATCGTTCTGATCCCACGGAATTGCACGTAGGTACGTGCCAACCTAGGCATGCATGGAAGTAATGCAAACCGTGTTGATTCGATCACGTGGATGGAAGGATTGACGATCAGCTCTGCTGCGTtgtcgtcttctcctcgttgcCGTTCTCCTCCGCGACGTTCTTGATGATCGCCTCCGTGGTGTTCTCCTCAATGACGACGGTGGCCGCCGAAGGCTTTTCCTCAGCCGCCTCGGCTACTGCGGGGGCGGCGCTCTCCTCCTCGACCACGACGGGGCTAGCTGTGGGCTTCTCCTCCTCGACGACGATCTTCTCTTGGACGACTTCCTCCTCCTTGATCTGGATCGCCGGCTCGGGAGTCGTCGCCTCAGCCTTCTcctcgacgaggacggcgtcggcaGTGGGCACcccctccggcgccgccgccaccactggctcctcctccttggcctcctccaccaccaccttctccggtGTCTGATCAGCCGCAACCTACACACGTATCAGCCATCACACATTAATAAGGTCCAGATCAAGTAAACGAAAATCATACGCATGGGTAGCTATATGTATGTTTTGTTTGGTCACCTGATCAGCGGAGACGACGGTGGTGGTGTCGGGTGCAACCTTGGGTGTCTGCtgggcggcggcctcctcctggGGGACCTTGCCCTCGACGGTCTTGGGCTTGCTGGCGCAGGCACCCATGGCTGCTGATATATATTATTCCGGCTGCTGTCTGCGTCGGTTGCGGCCGGCGACTAGACGGCAGCCGGTTTATTGGGTGGAAGCGGTGGCCTGAAGAGTAGAATGAGGGCTTGAATGTGGAGGTGGTTTGACAACTGAGGGAACACCGGTATTTATAGGGATGTTTCGTGGTTTTGCGTGATAGTAGTTGGGTAAATTTAGAGATGCACGCTCTGTGGTCTCATATGCATGGATGGTTGGGAGCGGGTGTAGGGTGTGCGGTTGAATTAAGGATACCAGCAATCTTTTTACAAAGCTCTATCGTGGGCAGAGCTTTTTTTTTCCTCGGCTGAGATTTCTGAAATATTGCCGAAAACCCGTTATTCCGGTCACCACCGAGAATACTTTACACCGGACAAAATATACCGGTATTTATATAATTTGCTGAAATTTAAAGACTTTCGATAAATTTTGGTTATATTTATAAATTTGTTTGACAAAGCTCAGCCAGATAATTACCGGCATTTACGAAAACAGGTAATACCGGTGCCCACCTGTATTTTTTTGCAGCCAATTGTTAAGTTGTGTTCAATATCAACAAATTTCCCAAATTGTAGTACAGTGagtaaatagtgtcgcaattgtgGTACTTAGTTttatggttttttattttttttgacatttaacGAGAGTTTTATTCAATCAACGCAAACGGATCCTGCCTGGTCAGCTAGCAAGCTGCAGACGAGGaaatcggggggggggggagtcaAACCAAGCACGCGCCACCGTTAATGTGCAAGCTTGCTTGGCACAGAGATGGGCCGGTACATTGGCTGCTCTAGGTACATGCTTAacatcaaaagaaagaaaattacatgCTAGCTCTCCAATCTCCGAAAGGATGGGCGCCACGATTGATCTTGCACCGTGACGAGAAGTCCAAAGATGTACCATCTCTAGGCAGTTGACCTCCATGATCCCTCTCATAAACCCACGTAGACGGGCAAAGATGACTCCGTCCCGCAGTGATAGGGCTTCAGCAATGAGAGGGTCAGTAATACCCTCGTAGGGTTTGCTCCAGGCTCCCAAGAACACCGATGATGTGCGCGCTACGTCACCAGCACCACCCTTGTGAGCATCCAGTGAGAGACCTCCATCCGTTTTGATCTTGACAACATTAAGTTCTGGTGGTCTCCAACCATGGCCAGGAAGAATCGTCGTCATCTTCTTCGGCAGGGCTAAAACCGCAAGAGCCTCCTTAGCCAACTTCATTGACTGTACCGGGTTGAAGCCACCCCGATCATGCATCCAGCTGTTTCTCGAAGACCAAATCGTCCACATGGTAGTAATAATTTTTGTGCGATCTGTCTCTGAGAACATAGGGTCACATAGAATATCAATCGACCAAGTGTTTGGATGTAATCTGGGAGGGTAAACTCAAGAAACACCTGCGCCTCCTCCCAAAACGTGCGTGCATGTAAGCACTTAAGCAATGCATGGATCAGATCTTCGTTTGCAGCTAGGCGGATTTTGCAACGTGCACTCTGTGCAATATGTCGGTGCTTAAAGATACTCTCAACTGGCAGTATACCGCGAAATACTCTCCACCAGAGCACCGTGACCTTTGGCACCACATTCAGCTTCCAGAGAGCATTCCATTTCCGTTTTCCAGAATCTGAGGTTTCGGTAGTCGTCCCTTCCTCTAGAGCAGCCTGCTCGTTGCGAGTCACTAGAGCGTGATACGCTGATTTTACGGAAAAAAGACCTCTCTAAGTTCTAGGCCCAGAAATCCTCTCCTCCACGACGCAGTGGAATGTTCAGAATGGCGTCAGCATCATGAGCAATGAAGCTCCTCCAAATTAATTCAGTTCTCCAACGTCCATTCTCACCATCAATAAGATCTGAGACCAAGTTGATTTTGTCTTCACC contains the following coding sequences:
- the LOC124666236 gene encoding succinate dehydrogenase subunit 8A, mitochondrial-like, giving the protein MIYRNWSLLSSTVVICGSVATAGLAGIFLFGGKEKFQGYLSREGERLRQQDRAMMGKN
- the LOC124703231 gene encoding uncharacterized protein LOC124703231 produces the protein MGACASKPKTVEGKVPQEEAAAQQTPKVAPDTTTVVSADQVAADQTPEKAEATTPEPAIQIKEEEVVQEKIVVEEEKPTASPVVVEEESAAPAVAEAAEEKPSAATVVIEENTTEAIIKNVAEENGNEEKTTTQQS